The following proteins are co-located in the Streptomyces sp. DT2A-34 genome:
- the hpnC gene encoding squalene synthase HpnC, with amino-acid sequence MTGPSARPGDPERGTLDKAAAENFPVAPFFLPRAWRTDLMAVYGFARLVDDIGDGDLAPGGADARLLGVSPADAEDRLVLLDAFEADLRRVFDSTPRHPLLRRLQPTVRRRSLTPEPFLGLIAANRQDQLVGRYETYDDLLAYCELSANPVGRLVLAVTGTETPERIRRSDAVCTALQIVEHLQDVAEDLGRDRIYLPADDMKRFHVEETDLAVKTAGASVRALVAYEAERAQNLLNEGTPLVGSVHGRLKLLLAGFVAGGRAAIRAIAAAEYDVLPGPPKASKLQLLREVGVTLRGEG; translated from the coding sequence GTGACGGGACCAAGCGCGCGCCCCGGCGATCCGGAGCGCGGCACGCTCGACAAGGCCGCCGCGGAGAACTTCCCCGTGGCGCCGTTCTTCCTGCCCAGGGCCTGGCGCACCGACCTCATGGCCGTCTACGGCTTCGCCCGCCTGGTCGACGACATCGGCGACGGCGATCTCGCTCCCGGCGGCGCCGACGCCCGTCTGCTCGGCGTGTCGCCCGCGGACGCCGAGGACCGCCTGGTCCTCCTCGACGCCTTCGAGGCCGACCTTCGCCGTGTCTTCGACAGCACCCCGCGCCACCCCTTGCTGCGCCGTCTGCAGCCGACCGTCCGCCGCCGCTCTCTGACCCCCGAGCCCTTCCTCGGCCTGATCGCCGCCAACCGCCAGGATCAGCTCGTCGGGCGGTACGAGACCTACGACGATCTCCTTGCCTACTGCGAACTGTCCGCCAACCCGGTCGGCCGTCTCGTCCTCGCCGTCACCGGCACCGAGACCCCCGAGCGGATCCGCCGCTCCGACGCGGTGTGTACGGCGCTGCAGATCGTCGAGCACCTCCAGGACGTCGCCGAGGACCTCGGCCGTGACCGGATCTATCTGCCGGCGGACGACATGAAGCGCTTTCACGTCGAGGAAACCGATCTCGCGGTAAAAACAGCAGGCGCATCGGTGCGCGCACTGGTTGCATACGAAGCCGAACGTGCCCAGAACCTCCTGAATGAAGGCACCCCCCTGGTGGGTAGCGTCCACGGCAGGCTCAAGCTGCTGCTGGCGGGTTTCGTGGCGGGGGGAAGGGCGGCGATCCGTGCGATCGCCGCCGCGGAATACGACGTACTTCCCGGCCCGCCCAAGGCCAGCAAGCTCCAGCTGCTGCGCGAGGTGGGCGTGACTCTGCGAGGAGAGGGGTGA